TATTCTGCTATAACCGATAATATTTGTCAATGGATTATTAATTTCATGCGCCACTCCTGCAGCTAATTCACCTATCGCGGCAAGTTTAGAAGATTGTTCAAGAGAGGCTTGTGTTCTTTTTTTCTCGGTAATATCCTCTTTTACAGCCAGGAAATGAGTGATCTCACCTGTGGAATTCTTGATTGGTGAAATCAATGCCGATTCCCAGTAAATTTGTCCGTTTTTCTTTCTATTTTGAAATTCACCACTCCATTCCTTTCCTTCCATGATTGTGTCCCACAGCTCTTTGTAAAACATTTTAGTCTGGATTCCGGAATTCAAAATTCTCGGATTTTTATTTATGACTTCCTCTGCTGTATAGCCTGATACACGGCAGAATTTAGGATTTACATAGATTATCTTTCCGTCTGTGTCAGTTATTACTACACTGCTGGGACTTTGTTCGACTGCGCTTGAGAGTTGACGGATTTGTTCCTCATTTTTTACACGCTCGGTTATATCTCTGGTAATACCCCGATAACCCTGTAAATTCCTCTTCGTGTCGAAAACCGGATTTCCGGTCATTTCGAAGATTAACCGTTCCCCATTTTTATTATAATTTATATACTCCAAACCTTTAAATGGCTTATCTGAAGAGAGGAGATCATGAAATTTCTTTTTAAAACGTTCGGCATCTTCCTGCTGCATGAAATCAAAAGGTGCTTTACCGATTACCTCATAGGGTTCGTATCCCAGAAGTTTTTTTATCATCGGACTCGAATATGTAAAGGAACCTTTGTCATCAACCTCCCAAACCCACTCACTGATCGACTCGACCAGAGTACGGTATCTTTGTTCACCTTCCCGTAACGCAGCCCGCGCTCGTTCTCTTTCTGCAAGTTTCAATTTCTCACTTAATCTTTCTTTTGCTTCCTCGG
The Candidatus Neomarinimicrobiota bacterium genome window above contains:
- a CDS encoding PAS domain S-box protein — protein: MKLAERERARAALREGEQRYRTLVESISEWVWEVDDKGSFTYSSPMIKKLLGYEPYEVIGKAPFDFMQQEDAERFKKKFHDLLSSDKPFKGLEYINYNKNGERLIFEMTGNPVFDTKRNLQGYRGITRDITERVKNEEQIRQLSSAVEQSPSSVVITDTDGKIIYVNPKFCRVSGYTAEEVINKNPRILNSGIQTKMFYKELWDTIMEGKEWSGEFQNRKKNGQIYWESALISPIKNSTGEITHFLAVKEDITEKKRTQASLEQSSKLAAIGELAAGVAHEINNPLTNIIGYSRILSREIGSDSRYAEYLEGINEDAQRAHKIIGNLLSFAREAPLDVQPSNINELLDKVINQIDKVKSPPDITLKNHFQENLPEIYIDQNQIQQVFINLINNAFHAMPDGGELFITTSLDKEGDLLNIEFKDTGIGIEEEKLGKVFNPFFTTKDVGKGTGLGLSISYGIIKAHEGSISLESEVGKGTLFTISLPTTNGLEKS